One Kineosporia corallincola DNA window includes the following coding sequences:
- a CDS encoding PQQ-dependent sugar dehydrogenase: protein MKFSRAITAGALLVTTLAAGAGATTGGDGNGAGVREAGPTSSMAVAVPRATLGKTLATGLDVPWGVTFLADGSALVSQRPGTIVRVTGKGRTTTVGTLSGVDANGEGGLLGLALKPGARPTKAHPVVLYAYLTSTKGDNRVVRTRYDGTSLTKAKAVLTGIPSAGNHNGGEITFGPDGKLWIGTGDGAVPSHAQDRTSLGGKILRINPDGSVPADNPFAGSPVYSLGHRNVQGIAFDSRGRPWASEFGQDTWDELNRVLPGRNYGWPVVEGKEKRAGYVSPKIQWHTGNASPSGLAIAGDVAYLGALRGERLWAVPLRGKSVGTAKSLFRDRFGRIRNVAATPDGDHLWVTTSNTDGRGTPSARDDRVLRLDLG from the coding sequence GTGAAGTTCTCACGCGCGATCACTGCCGGGGCCCTGCTCGTCACCACCCTGGCCGCCGGGGCCGGCGCGACGACCGGGGGTGACGGCAACGGAGCGGGGGTGCGGGAGGCCGGGCCCACGTCGTCCATGGCGGTCGCGGTTCCGAGGGCCACGCTGGGCAAGACGCTGGCGACCGGGCTCGACGTGCCGTGGGGCGTCACCTTTCTGGCGGACGGGTCGGCGCTGGTGTCGCAGCGGCCGGGCACGATCGTGCGGGTCACCGGCAAGGGCAGGACGACGACCGTGGGCACCCTGTCCGGGGTGGACGCGAACGGCGAGGGCGGGCTGCTGGGGCTGGCTCTCAAGCCCGGCGCCAGGCCCACGAAGGCGCACCCCGTCGTCCTCTACGCCTATCTGACCAGCACCAAGGGCGACAACCGGGTGGTCCGGACGCGCTACGACGGCACCTCGCTGACCAAGGCGAAGGCGGTGCTGACCGGAATTCCCTCGGCCGGCAACCACAATGGTGGCGAGATCACCTTCGGGCCGGACGGCAAACTGTGGATCGGCACCGGTGACGGCGCCGTGCCCTCGCACGCCCAGGACCGCACCAGCCTGGGCGGGAAGATCCTGCGCATCAACCCGGACGGCTCGGTCCCGGCGGACAATCCGTTCGCCGGCTCACCGGTGTACTCGCTGGGGCACCGCAACGTCCAGGGCATCGCGTTCGACTCCAGGGGACGCCCGTGGGCCAGTGAGTTCGGGCAGGACACCTGGGACGAGCTCAACCGCGTCCTGCCCGGTCGCAACTACGGCTGGCCGGTGGTCGAGGGCAAGGAGAAGCGCGCCGGCTACGTGTCGCCGAAGATCCAGTGGCACACCGGGAACGCGTCCCCCAGCGGTCTGGCGATCGCGGGCGACGTGGCCTATCTGGGTGCGCTGCGGGGCGAGCGGCTGTGGGCGGTCCCGTTGCGGGGCAAGAGCGTGGGGACGGCGAAAAGCCTGTTCCGCGACCGCTTCGGCCGGATCCGCAACGTGGCGGCCACGCCCGACGGCGATCATCTGTGGGTGACGACGTCGAACACCGACGGCCGGGGCACACCGTCGGCCAGGGACGACCGGGTGCTCCGGCTCGACCTGGGCTGA
- a CDS encoding SigE family RNA polymerase sigma factor, whose product MRSWRLLSEPAPPAGRYDVVTESGARSRALDDEATDVAFRRFVAARWGALHRYAVILTGDHQLAEDVVQAALEKCWRRWDRILNDSPESYVRAAVANTAASRRRRRTVPEISLDSLLVAPAAPGDHAETHALRSGLWAALYDLPPRQRTVVVLRLWEDRSVEETAQVLGISTGAVKSQLSKALGHLRKHPQVNDILDSSGWEEGSR is encoded by the coding sequence GTGCGCTCCTGGCGCCTGCTGTCCGAGCCGGCGCCGCCGGCCGGACGCTATGACGTCGTGACCGAGTCCGGCGCGCGGTCCCGCGCGCTGGACGACGAGGCCACCGACGTCGCCTTCCGCCGTTTCGTCGCGGCCCGCTGGGGGGCCCTGCACCGGTACGCGGTGATCCTCACCGGTGATCACCAGCTCGCCGAGGACGTGGTGCAGGCCGCGCTGGAGAAGTGCTGGCGGCGGTGGGACCGGATTCTCAACGACTCGCCGGAGAGCTACGTGCGCGCCGCCGTGGCCAACACCGCCGCGTCGCGCCGCCGCCGTCGCACGGTGCCGGAGATCTCGCTGGACAGCCTGCTGGTGGCGCCCGCCGCACCGGGCGACCACGCCGAGACGCACGCCCTGCGGTCCGGGCTGTGGGCCGCGCTGTACGACCTGCCGCCCCGGCAGCGCACCGTGGTGGTGCTGCGGCTGTGGGAGGACCGCTCGGTGGAGGAGACCGCGCAGGTGCTCGGCATCTCCACCGGCGCGGTGAAGTCGCAGCTGTCCAAGGCCCTCGGGCACTTACGGAAACACCCGCAGGTCAACGACATCCTGGATTCCAGCGGATGGGAGGAGGGCTCCCGATGA
- a CDS encoding sirohydrochlorin chelatase, producing MSATPVLIACSHGTRSRAGQEVIERFRGDLERARPGLRVEAAHVDVQEPDVGDVVGRLRDEGVPMVVVPLLLSTGFHVKTDIGRAVASAPGLARAAGPLGPDPLLVRVLNDRLTEAGAQDGDAIVLAAAGSSDPAAAVAVGHVAQALSAARDSAVVVPAYAASGVPSVADAVAALRAGRPGVSVSIAGYLLAPGHFVSKLDQSGADRVAAPLAPHPALVELALRRFDEALAG from the coding sequence ATGTCCGCGACACCCGTTCTCATCGCCTGCTCGCACGGCACCCGGTCGAGAGCCGGGCAGGAGGTGATCGAGCGGTTCCGTGGCGACCTGGAGCGTGCCCGGCCCGGGCTCCGCGTCGAGGCCGCCCATGTGGACGTGCAGGAACCGGATGTCGGTGACGTGGTCGGGCGGCTGCGTGACGAGGGTGTGCCGATGGTCGTGGTGCCGCTCCTGCTCTCCACCGGTTTCCACGTGAAGACCGACATCGGCCGGGCCGTCGCCTCCGCGCCCGGCCTGGCCCGGGCGGCCGGGCCGCTCGGCCCCGACCCGCTGCTGGTGCGGGTGCTGAACGACCGGCTGACCGAGGCCGGCGCCCAGGACGGCGACGCGATCGTGCTGGCCGCCGCCGGATCGAGCGACCCGGCCGCCGCCGTCGCCGTCGGCCACGTGGCCCAGGCCCTGTCCGCCGCCCGGGACAGTGCCGTGGTGGTGCCCGCCTACGCCGCCTCCGGCGTCCCGTCCGTGGCCGACGCGGTCGCCGCCCTGCGCGCGGGCCGTCCCGGCGTGTCCGTGTCGATCGCCGGATACCTGCTCGCCCCGGGCCATTTCGTGAGCAAGCTGGACCAGTCCGGGGCCGACCGGGTGGCCGCCCCGCTGGCCCCGCACCCGGCCCTGGTCGAGCTGGCCCTGCGCCGGTTCGACGAGGCGCTCGCGGGATAG